CATGGAGATGATCAAATTGAAACGATCCTGATGAACATGGTGAGAGGAGCTGCGCATGCAGGGCTTTCCGGCATTCCGGTGACGCGTACTTTTTCGAATGGGCGGATCATCCGTCCATTTCTAGGAATAACGAAGGACGAACTTGTACATTATTGTAAAGACGAAAAAATTCCTTTTCGGACCGACCCCAGTAATAAGAGTGATAAATATAAGCGGAACCGATTCAGGGAAACCGTCCTGCCGTTCTTGAAAGAAGAAAATCCGCACACACATGAAAAATTTCAACAACTGAGTGAACGGATGGCTGAGGATGAGAAATATCTTCAGAAACAGACAGAAAAGGAACTTGTGAACGTTATTCTGCAAAAGTGTGACAAAGAATTGACATTGTCTGTAGCACACTTTCTCGAGATGGCAATTCCTTTACAAAGAAGAGGGATTCATCTAATATTAAACTATCTTTATCAATTGGATATGACCAATATTACATCTATTCATATCAAGGATTGTATACATTTGATGAAGTCGGATAACCCCTCTGGAACAATGCATTTGCCAGCTGGTCTCATTGTCAGGCGCGAATACGACAAATGTATTTTCACATTTCAACAGTCGGATACACAACATTCCTTTACATACTGCTTGGAAATCGGTCAAACGTATGAATTGCCTGTCGGGAAACTGATTTACCGTATCGTGGATGTGGAAAGTGCCGGCGCGAAGGGGAAAAGTCATTTCATCTTTCATCCCTCTCAACTTCAATTACCATTATTCGTTCGAACTAGAGAAGATGGTGATCGTATCCAACCAGCTGGAATGAAGGGATCTAAGAAAGTGAAAGATGTGTTCATTGACGCGAAACTACCAAAGCCACTTAGGGATATTTGGCCTATTGTCACAGATTCATCAGGTAAAATCATATGGATACCAGGTGTAAAGCATGCTGATTTAGGCCCATCATATGGCAGCAGCGACCAATGGATGTCTTTATCTTTTCAAAATATCAGGCATGAGGTCTAGGAGGAATACATATTTATGAGAAATGAAATGCAGGAGATCTTGATTTCTGAGGAAGAAATTCAAGAAAAGGTGCATGAACTAGCATCACAATTATCAGATGAATACCGAGATCGCTTCCCGCTTGTGATCGGTGTACTAAAAGGTGCATTACCTTTCATGGCGGATCTTGTAAAACGTATGGATATCCATGTAGAACTTGATTTCATGGATGTTTCAAGCTACGGAAACTCTACAGTATCTTCTGGTGAGGTCAAAATCATCAAGGATTTGAACACTTCGATTGAAGGTCGGGATATCTTGATTGTAGAAGATATTATCGACAGCGGTCTGACGCTGAATTATCTCGTTGAGTTGTTCAAGCACCGGAAAGCCAAGTCGATTAAGATCGTCACTCTATTGGATAAGCCAACAGGGCGCAAGGTTGATTTAAAACCCGATACTGCAGGGTTCATCGTCCCAGATGCCTTTGTCGTAGGTTATGGTTTAGACTTTGCTGAGCGTTATCGGAACCTGCCATTCATCGGTGTATTAAAACCGGAAATATACCAAGGCCAATGAGTTGTGAATTAATGAACAAATATGATACTATAAATTATGATTTGCTTGTATGCGAGAGGAGGTAAGGGATGAATCGCATCTTTAGAAATACAATATTTTACTTATTAATATTCCTTGTTGTTGTTGGGATCGTCAGTTTCTTCAATGGCAACAACAACGACGTTAAACAATTAAAATACGGTGATTTCACCGAGGCTCTACAAAATGGTGAAATCGAGTCTCTTACGATGCAGCCTAAGAATCAGGTTTACGTTCTACAAGGTAAGCTGAAGTCTTATGACGATGAGACGACTTTCACTACTAACATCCCACCGGACATGACTAAAGATGTCCTGGCACAGGTGGAGGGTGCAGATGTTGAAATAAAGGAAGCTGAAGGAACAAGCGGTTGGGTAACCTTCTTTACCTCCATTATTCCATTTGTCATCATATTCATCTTATTCTTCTTCCTTCTTAACCAAGCTCAGGGTGGCGGAAGCCGTGTTATGAACTTTGGTAAAAGTAAGGCAAAGCTTTACAGTGAAGAAAAGAAGAAAGTTACATTCAAAGACGTAGCGGGTGCAGATGAAGAAAAGCAAGAATTAGTCGAGGTCGTCGAATTCTTGAAGGATCCTCGTAAATTCGCATCACTCGGTGCACGTATTCCAAAGGGTGTCCTGCTAGTAGGACCTCCAGGAACAGGTAAGACATTACTTGCTCAAGCTGTAGCCGGTGAAGCAGGCGTGCCGTTCTTCTCAATCAGTGGTTCTGATTTCGTCGAGATGTTCGTCGGTGTCGGTGCTTCCCGTGTCCGTGATTTATTTGAGAACGCGAAGAAAAACTCACCGTGTATCATTTTCATCGATGAAATTGATGCAGTAGGTCGTCAACGTGGCGCAGGACTCGGTGGAGGTCACGATGAACGTGAACAAACCTTGAACCAGTTGCTTGTTGAAATGGATGGTTTCAGTGCAAACGAAGGAATCATCATCGTGGCGGCTACAAACAGACCAGATATTCTAGACCCAGCATTATTGCGTCCAGGACGCTTTGACCGTCAAATTCCAGTCGGTCGTCCTGATGTCAAAGGACGTGAAGCGGTACTTAAAGTACATGCACGTAACAAACCTTTAGCAGATTCAGTCGATATCAAAACGATTGCAATGCGTACCCCAGGATTCTCGGGTGCAGACCTTGAGAACCTGTTGAATGAGGCAGCCCTTGTTGCTGCTCGACAAAATAAGAAACAAATCGAAATGGAAGACATCGACGAAGCAACAGATCGTGTCATTGCCGGTCCTGCCAAAAAGAGTCGTGTCATTTCTCAAAAAGAAAAGAACATCGTTGCTTATCATGAAGCAGGACATACGATTATCGGTATTGTTCTTGATAATGCAGAAGTTGTCCATAAAGTTACGATTGTTCCACGTGGTCAGGCTGGTGGATATGCGGTGACCCTGCCGAAAGAAGACCGTTACTTCATGACTAAACCTGAATTGGTTGACAAAATCACTGGTTTACTTGGTGGACGGGTTGCTGAGGAAATTACCTTCAAGGAATCAAGTACCGGAGCAAGTAACGACTTTCAACGTGCGACAAGCATCGCTCGACGGATGGTCACTGAATTTGGAATGAGTGAAAAGCTCGGTCCGATGCAATTCGGTCAAGGCCAGGGCGGAAACGTATTCTTGGGCCGCGACATCCAGAATGAACAAAACTACAGTGACGCCATCGCTCATGAAATCGATCTTGAAGTCCAAAAGATCATAAAAGAAGCATATAATCACTGTAAGGAAATTCTTGTCCAACATCAGGATAAATTGAATCTGGTTGCTGAGACGTTGAAAGAAGTCGAAACGCTCGATAGCGAACAGATCAAATCCCTGTTTGAAACAGGTGAAATGCCTGAAGGATATGAATACCCGAAGAAGGAACCTGAGTCTTCCGATGATGATGTGAAGGTCAATATCACGAAAAAGGAAGAAAACACTTCAGAGGAATCTGATGAAAATAAGGATTCTGATTCAGAGAATAGAGAATAATATTTCCTTAAAAAGATGCCCTATCGATGGGCATCTTTTTTAACATTTAAAGAAAGTATAAAATACTTTCTTTAAGTGTAAGTACAACTGATGGCAAAGCCGACGCCCAAGGCTTGGCTTTGTCAAGTTTTCTTTACGTTTAGGGAAAGAAGAAATTAGGCCTAAAGTACCAATTTGCTCAAGCTAGGGGTAAAGTTGCTCAAGCTGAGGATAAAATTGCTCAAGCTAGGGGTAAAGTTGCTCAAGCTGAGCTGATTTTTGCTCAAGCTAGGGGTAAAATTGCTCAAGTTAGCAAAAATTTACTCTGCCAGAATTCACTTCCTTAGCGAGACGCGACTCCAACACAACATTTTGGTTGAAAACCACGTTTTTTCTAAAAAGTTGTAAAGTTCCAAGAGGCTCAGACGCGTTTTGGACAGCTGTATTTTTTACACTTAAAGAAAGTATTAAAATTCAGGATGAGCTTTAATAATCTAAGAAGTGAATTTCGAAGAAATCAACATCATTATTTAAAAGCTCCCGGGCTTGATCTTTGATGTTTTCAGCGGATGTTTATGTTATAACTAAAGATAGAATTCGTATAGATAGTGGGGAATGACATGATTTTAGTAATGGATGTAGGAAATACAAATATCGTCCTCGGTGTTTATGAAGGAGACGATCTTAAATATCATTGGCGCGTCGGTACAAGCCGGAAAAAGTCCGAAGATGAATATGGAATGTTCATTTCCAATTTGCTGACACATGTCGGTCTTGGCTTTAACGACATTGATGGGATCATCCTATCATCGGTAGTGCCTCCACTTATGTTTCCGCTTGAGAAAATGTGTGAGAAATACTTTAACCTAAAGCCACTCATCATCGGTCCTGGAATCAAGACTGGTTTGAATATAAAAACGGAAAACCCGCGAGAGGTCGGTGCTGACCGTATCGTCAATGCGGTTGCAGCATTGAATGAATATGATTCGCCGTTGATCATCGTCGATTTTGGTACAGCAACAACGTATTGCTATATTGATAAAAGCAAAAACTACTTAGGCGGAGCGATTTCACCAGGGATCAGCATTTCCACTGAAGCCCTCTATACCCATGCCGCTAAATTACCTCGGATTGAAATCACAAAACCTTCTCACGTGGTCGGGAAGAATACTGTAAGTGCGATGCAAGCTGGTATTTTTTATGGGTATGTCGGTCAAGTGGAAGGCATCGTCAAACGGATGAAAGAACAGGCTGAGGAAGAACCATTGGTCATTGCGACAGGTGGTTTAGCCCACTTGATCGGAGAAGAGTCTCCAATCATTGATGTTGTTGATCCGTTCCTCACATTGAAAGGCTTGCAGTTGATATATCATAAAAATACAGAACTTCATTAAGGAAGGAGATTCTCAATGTCCGATTACTTAGTTAAAGCACTAGCCTTTGATGGGAATATCCGTGCTTATGCAGTAGATACAACTGAAATGATCAGTGAGGCACAACGACGCCAGGAAACCTGGCCAACGGCATCTGCCGCACTCGGGCGTGCAATGACAGCTTCTACGATGATGGCAACCATGTTAAAAGGTGACAGCAATAAATTAACCGTGAAAATTGAAGGGGGCGGACCGATCGGAGCCATCATTGTCGATGCGAACGCCAAAGGAGAAACAAGAGGGTATGTATCAAACCCGAAAGTCCATTTTGATCTGAACCGGCATGGCAAACTGGATGTGGCCCGGGCCGTCGGGACAAACGGACACCTCTCCGTGGTAAAAGATCTTGGCATGCGGGAAAACTTCACTGGCCAGGTTCCACTTGTTTCTGGTGAGCTTGGGGAAGATTTCACGTACTATTTCGTATCCTCTGAGCAAATTCCTTCAGCTGTGGCAGTAGGAGTGCTTGTAAACCCGGACAATTCGATTCTCGCTTCCGGTGGATTTGTCATTCAGGTTATGCCTGGGGCACAAGAGGAAATGATCACGTTCATCGAAAAGCGGCTGGAGAATATTGATCCCGTTTCAAAAATGATTGAGTCAGGAGATAGCCCTGAACAATTATTATATAACGTCCTAGGTGAAGAAAATGTCAAAATCTTATCAACGTCACCAGTTTCGTTCTCATGCAGTTGTTCACGCGAACGATTTGCAGATGCGATCATCAGTCTTGGTGAAGCGGAAATTCTAGATATGATCGATGAAGATGGAAAAGCAGATGCCAATTGTCACTTCTGTAATGAATCTTATCACTATACAAAAGAGGATCTGGAATCATTTGCTGAAGAAGCACGTAAGGAGAAGAATGGATGAATCGGAAAATTCTAATCGGTGTGATCGTTTTGCTCCTGTTAACGAACATCGGATCGATTATTTATTTTGCAAAGGCTAGCAGTAATGCTTCCGGTGAACAAGCTGGAAATCTTCTTATGAACCTTTCAGGCAGTGTCGCACAGATCGGCAATGAATCGATTTCAGAAGCTGAATGGGTTGAATTGTTGAAGAAACGATACGGAAAAGATGTTTTAAAGCAAATGATCGATAAAAAGGTCGTCGCACAACTCGCTAATAAATATGATATAGCTGTATCGGATGAGGAACTTAAGCGAGAGATCGAACTGTACCAAAGAATGGTCGGGGCTGGTGCAGATGCCCATGAACACCCCGACATCCAGATCATGGACGGAAAACAACTGAAGGAAGAAATTGAGCATGCAATCCTTTTGGAAGAATTGATTACGAAAGATGTCGTCATCAAAGAGGAAGAACTGCGTAAATATTATAAAGAGAATGAGCATCTTTATGACCTCAAGCCTCTATTTCAAATTTCGCAGATCGTTGTAATGACAAAAGAAGAAGCAAATCAAGTGCTTGATGAGCTTGAGGATGGTTCATCGTTTTCAACGCTTGCAAGAGAACGTTCAATTGATGAGTTCTCTGCTCCAAGTGGTGGAGCCATGGGATGGGTCGACACCTCCAGTAATTATGTCGAACCTGCTTATTTCAATGTCATTCCTGAACTCGAAAAAGACGAGTGGAGCGACGTCATTCAAACAGATGATGGATATGGTATTGTGATGCTCCACGATAAAAAACCAGGGAACAAGTATGAGTTCGAGGAAGTAAAAGGGCAGATAAGAAGACAATTAGCGCTTCAACAAATGGATACCACCTTCAATCCAGAACAGCTTTGGAAGGAACTAGATGTTAAATGGGAGTATGGTTCAGAATAATTGAATTACAATTCTGATAATGATATGATAATTCCAACATTATTCCTATGAAAATACTAGGAATTTAAGGAGTGAAAGGGATGAGAGTAGGAAATTCTATTGTTGATTTAATTGGAGAAACACCAGTTGTCAAGCTGAACCGGCTTACTGGGGAGAACGACGCAGACGTATATTTGAAGCTGGAATTCATGAATCCCGGAAGCAGTGTGAAAGACCGTATCGCAAAAGCGATGGTTGAAGCTGCTGAGAAGGGTGGTGCATTAAAAGATGGCGATACGATCATCGAACCGACTAGTGGAAACACAGGGATTGGTCTTGCAATGGTCGGAGCCGCAAAAGGGTATCGTACCATTCTTGTTATGCCGGACACAATGAGTATGGAGCGTCGAAACCTGCTTCGTGCATATGGAGCGGAGCTTGTCTTGACACCTGGAGCTGAAGGAATGAAAGGCGCAATTGCGAAAGCAGAAGAGCTCTCAAAGGAAAAGGGCTATTTCATGCCGCAGCAATTCATGAATGAAGCAAATCCAGAGGTTCACAAAAATACAACAGGCAAGGAAATCGTTGAACAAATGGGTGATCAGCTTGATGCATTCATTTCCGGCATCGGAACAGGCGGTACCATCACCGGTGCAGGCCAAGTGCTGAAGGATAAATATCCATCAATCAAACTATATGCTGTCGAACCGAAAGACTCACCTGTATTATCAGGCGGTAAGCCAGGTCCTCATAAAATCCAGGGCATCGGTGCTGGATTCGTACCGTCTATCCTGGATACACATCTATATGATGAAGTATTAACGATTTCAACAGAAGAGTCGTTTGAATATGCGAGGAAAGCAGCAAGAGAGGAAGGACTGCTTGGAGGAATTTCTTCTGGAGCAGCAATTGCCGCCGCATTGAAGGTCGCAAAAGAACTAGGAAAAGGTAAAAAAGTGCTGGCGGTCATACCTAGTAACGGAGAACGCTACTTGAGCACACCACTTTATCAATTTGAAGAAGAATAAAAGATTCATGGAGGCTGGCGAAGATGCCAGTCTCTTTTCAATTGTAGGATTATAGATTTCTGCGAAATTCACTCCCTTTCAGCGGGCAAACGAAAAGCGGAAGCGACCCGATTAGGGGAGGCTCGAACCAAACAAACTTGGTTCTGCGTGGGCTCACTCATAAGGGTGTAAATCAATGTGTCGACCGCCGCAGGAAATTTGAAGTGATCCAAGTGACTGGTCGCTGAGCTAGACAGCACCTCCATGGGTCTCGCCTGGCTCGCTTTTTCAGCAGGAGTGTCGCGAATTTCACTTTATTCTTGACGATCAACACCCTCCTTTAATACACCTTAATTGTAAAGAACTGGAGACTGTTTTTGCGTGTCATCCCCCTTATGTTCATGTACAATGAAAGAGGAAATTGAACGTAGGAGAGGACTTCTATGCAAGTGAAGAAAGTACGGTTGACGAAAACGATTAACGGTTATCCAGAAAACTGGTTTGATCGATATAAAAATATAAGCGCGAATGAACCCCATCATGTCCTTTTAGAAAGCGGAAGAGGTGGAAGGTACCACATTATCGGAAAATCACCATCTGCTATTGTGACCGGTAAAGATCATACATTGATGATTGAATCAAAATGTGGTGTTGAAACAAGAAAAGGAGACTTACTTGATCAACTTCAAAGTTACTTAGAAACATACACCATCATTAATGAAACAGACGAAGCGGAACTTCCCGATTTCAAAGGTGGAGCGATTGGCTATATCAGTTATGATGTTGCACGCCAGATTGAACATCTTCCAGAAGATACGATTGACGATTTGGGAATGCCGGACATCTATTTT
This genomic window from Alkalihalobacillus sp. TS-13 contains:
- the tilS gene encoding tRNA lysidine(34) synthetase TilS; this translates as MLEAVDRFVQKHKLLSKGSTIVVGVSGGPDSMALLDYLLKKRSGLNLKIIVAHVDHMFRGRESAKDAECVEHFCLTHKVPIERVQKNLPLYIEETGESPQLAARTLRYDFFDSVMQQYEADCLALAHHGDDQIETILMNMVRGAAHAGLSGIPVTRTFSNGRIIRPFLGITKDELVHYCKDEKIPFRTDPSNKSDKYKRNRFRETVLPFLKEENPHTHEKFQQLSERMAEDEKYLQKQTEKELVNVILQKCDKELTLSVAHFLEMAIPLQRRGIHLILNYLYQLDMTNITSIHIKDCIHLMKSDNPSGTMHLPAGLIVRREYDKCIFTFQQSDTQHSFTYCLEIGQTYELPVGKLIYRIVDVESAGAKGKSHFIFHPSQLQLPLFVRTREDGDRIQPAGMKGSKKVKDVFIDAKLPKPLRDIWPIVTDSSGKIIWIPGVKHADLGPSYGSSDQWMSLSFQNIRHEV
- the hpt gene encoding hypoxanthine phosphoribosyltransferase, which gives rise to MRNEMQEILISEEEIQEKVHELASQLSDEYRDRFPLVIGVLKGALPFMADLVKRMDIHVELDFMDVSSYGNSTVSSGEVKIIKDLNTSIEGRDILIVEDIIDSGLTLNYLVELFKHRKAKSIKIVTLLDKPTGRKVDLKPDTAGFIVPDAFVVGYGLDFAERYRNLPFIGVLKPEIYQGQ
- the ftsH gene encoding ATP-dependent zinc metalloprotease FtsH, which produces MNRIFRNTIFYLLIFLVVVGIVSFFNGNNNDVKQLKYGDFTEALQNGEIESLTMQPKNQVYVLQGKLKSYDDETTFTTNIPPDMTKDVLAQVEGADVEIKEAEGTSGWVTFFTSIIPFVIIFILFFFLLNQAQGGGSRVMNFGKSKAKLYSEEKKKVTFKDVAGADEEKQELVEVVEFLKDPRKFASLGARIPKGVLLVGPPGTGKTLLAQAVAGEAGVPFFSISGSDFVEMFVGVGASRVRDLFENAKKNSPCIIFIDEIDAVGRQRGAGLGGGHDEREQTLNQLLVEMDGFSANEGIIIVAATNRPDILDPALLRPGRFDRQIPVGRPDVKGREAVLKVHARNKPLADSVDIKTIAMRTPGFSGADLENLLNEAALVAARQNKKQIEMEDIDEATDRVIAGPAKKSRVISQKEKNIVAYHEAGHTIIGIVLDNAEVVHKVTIVPRGQAGGYAVTLPKEDRYFMTKPELVDKITGLLGGRVAEEITFKESSTGASNDFQRATSIARRMVTEFGMSEKLGPMQFGQGQGGNVFLGRDIQNEQNYSDAIAHEIDLEVQKIIKEAYNHCKEILVQHQDKLNLVAETLKEVETLDSEQIKSLFETGEMPEGYEYPKKEPESSDDDVKVNITKKEENTSEESDENKDSDSENRE
- a CDS encoding type III pantothenate kinase, translating into MILVMDVGNTNIVLGVYEGDDLKYHWRVGTSRKKSEDEYGMFISNLLTHVGLGFNDIDGIILSSVVPPLMFPLEKMCEKYFNLKPLIIGPGIKTGLNIKTENPREVGADRIVNAVAALNEYDSPLIIVDFGTATTYCYIDKSKNYLGGAISPGISISTEALYTHAAKLPRIEITKPSHVVGKNTVSAMQAGIFYGYVGQVEGIVKRMKEQAEEEPLVIATGGLAHLIGEESPIIDVVDPFLTLKGLQLIYHKNTELH
- the hslO gene encoding Hsp33 family molecular chaperone HslO translates to MSDYLVKALAFDGNIRAYAVDTTEMISEAQRRQETWPTASAALGRAMTASTMMATMLKGDSNKLTVKIEGGGPIGAIIVDANAKGETRGYVSNPKVHFDLNRHGKLDVARAVGTNGHLSVVKDLGMRENFTGQVPLVSGELGEDFTYYFVSSEQIPSAVAVGVLVNPDNSILASGGFVIQVMPGAQEEMITFIEKRLENIDPVSKMIESGDSPEQLLYNVLGEENVKILSTSPVSFSCSCSRERFADAIISLGEAEILDMIDEDGKADANCHFCNESYHYTKEDLESFAEEARKEKNG
- a CDS encoding peptidyl-prolyl cis-trans isomerase produces the protein MNRKILIGVIVLLLLTNIGSIIYFAKASSNASGEQAGNLLMNLSGSVAQIGNESISEAEWVELLKKRYGKDVLKQMIDKKVVAQLANKYDIAVSDEELKREIELYQRMVGAGADAHEHPDIQIMDGKQLKEEIEHAILLEELITKDVVIKEEELRKYYKENEHLYDLKPLFQISQIVVMTKEEANQVLDELEDGSSFSTLARERSIDEFSAPSGGAMGWVDTSSNYVEPAYFNVIPELEKDEWSDVIQTDDGYGIVMLHDKKPGNKYEFEEVKGQIRRQLALQQMDTTFNPEQLWKELDVKWEYGSE
- the cysK gene encoding cysteine synthase A, whose product is MRVGNSIVDLIGETPVVKLNRLTGENDADVYLKLEFMNPGSSVKDRIAKAMVEAAEKGGALKDGDTIIEPTSGNTGIGLAMVGAAKGYRTILVMPDTMSMERRNLLRAYGAELVLTPGAEGMKGAIAKAEELSKEKGYFMPQQFMNEANPEVHKNTTGKEIVEQMGDQLDAFISGIGTGGTITGAGQVLKDKYPSIKLYAVEPKDSPVLSGGKPGPHKIQGIGAGFVPSILDTHLYDEVLTISTEESFEYARKAAREEGLLGGISSGAAIAAALKVAKELGKGKKVLAVIPSNGERYLSTPLYQFEEE